The sequence aaagcacACCAACTAAATTGTTTCATTCAAATCTCTCATATTACATGCGATGCCCACAAAATCTAAAGCAGACATAATGCGGTAAATATTAATACTTCATACAAGTATTCAAGTTAAACATGGAAGTGAATCTCCAACTGAAATATGCTTAGAAAGACAAAGCCGCGCTAAATTGAAATCCTTCGATGCGCTTTCCATCGTCACCATCAGCTTTAAATTTGAAACTCACTAATTGTACAGATCGCTTGATTTTAACCATACATCAAAACCTTTGCTTCATTTAACTGCGATTCAACTCTAAAATCCGTGTTTCTTCTACATCTCCATACATCCATTTTTTACGTAAATACTCTATATTCATCCAAACGATTGTGACAAATGTGGTATTTTAGAGCTCATTTGGCTCTTTGAAAATGCCATTAGAACTTATATACATCAGCTAATGGTAATTTAGATGACTTTTTCTCGATcacatttaaagaaacattttctttggATTGAAAGAAACTTCTGAAATGTCGTCTTTTGCTGTCTCCTTTTGAAGTactatttttaaagctttctctCTTCATCTtggaaaaataatctttgaatccagcttttattttattgatggcATTTGAAGGAGACGCCGGCGCAGTGGAATCGGTTGCGTTCGAAACATAAGTAACTTCCACTGATTGACTAAAATCTTTCTCTTTGTCGATTTTTTCAGAATCTAATTCCTCTGAATTCAGGGCTGAACCAGATAAAGATCTTCTCATTCTGAACTCAGGGTCGAATTCAGAGTAATCCATTGTTTGCCATTGTGGTAAGCTGGAAGTTATCTCTAggttttctttttgattctcttgAATTTCCATCCAGTGCTCCAGTCTTTTCCGTCGGAATGGAAATGAATAACTTTTCGGAAGACTCAAATCTGGACTTTGAGGACTTTCGGTCGAGGCCGGTTGATCAGGATTCTTAGTTGATGAAACTTCAGAAGAATCCGTAGAATTTTCTTGGTGGTTCGATTTCCAAGGCCGAATCTTATGTGGCCTGCTTTCTTTTGAATCCACCCACTCTTCCAATCTTTTTTGACGAAAAGGAAAGTAATACCGCTTTGTCAAGTCGGATTCTGTGGAACCGTGATTTCCAAAGTTGTACTCTCTAATATTTTCCATCGGCACTATGCTGGACGCGTCAAAAATACTAGGAGcttttttaatcgatttattttcAATGGGGCCATCTTTCTTCCAATTTCGCAGTCTATAAATGCGAGGCTTATTTAAAGATTCGGGCTTATCCTCTTGCTGAGTATCTGTTTTCGCTCGAGTAGCGTCATTCGGATGTTCTGTTACTGAACCTGAAAAGAATTGCGATGTGAAacattttaatgtcaaatattttttttaaatcaaatacctttcattataatatgaataaattataattttacttttagtttaaTCCTCCAAACAGTGAATTATTTTTACCGGAAATTAAACTCATAGAAATATCTCTTAAAGTATATACCGTTTTTTGATAAGAAGCGTGActttgaattctaaatattttaatacgaaatctaatatttataattgaattgaagaaaaacaaataatggCAGTTCGTCGATCGATTAGGTTGTTAATCCGATCGAATTTATTTTGACATAGCGAAAAGGCATAACAGCATTTTTATAGTTTAGGTTGTTCTGTTAAACATCCAAAACAAACCATCATATCATGCTAATAGATAGTGTACCAATTAGGAATTGGTTGGaggcaattttaaataaaatatttttaatacgagaagaaaattttaaataaaaacgttatAAAGTgttttgaatgtataaaaaatcaTCAAgagtaagtttaaaaattttgatttttgcaaTTCCAC comes from Argiope bruennichi chromosome 2, qqArgBrue1.1, whole genome shotgun sequence and encodes:
- the LOC129960801 gene encoding uncharacterized protein LOC129960801, which produces MTVSRTGCIHLIYQFIILTMLVMFIGYDELLSERKYVYLSIICIFLLALMILSCYTELLPVQTWISQYSPSSESPDESREERGSVTEHPNDATRAKTDTQQEDKPESLNKPRIYRLRNWKKDGPIENKSIKKAPSIFDASSIVPMENIREYNFGNHGSTESDLTKRYYFPFRQKRLEEWVDSKESRPHKIRPWKSNHQENSTDSSEVSSTKNPDQPASTESPQSPDLSLPKSYSFPFRRKRLEHWMEIQENQKENLEITSSLPQWQTMDYSEFDPEFRMRRSLSGSALNSEELDSEKIDKEKDFSQSVEVTYVSNATDSTAPASPSNAINKIKAGFKDYFSKMKRESFKNSTSKGDSKRRHFRSFFQSKENVSLNVIEKKSSKLPLADVYKF